In a genomic window of Nitrospinota bacterium:
- the amrA gene encoding AmmeMemoRadiSam system protein A, producing MDFTLTDDDKRTLLRAARDSIASSFKGSQVKAPEPASPDISKNLATPCGAFVTLTKHGDLRGCIGYVEAEYPLYETVVQAAKAAAFQDSRFAPVTMSELEEVEIEISALTPPHTVASYCNIEIGRHGIIMSKHGRRALFLPQVASERGWDIATTLTHLAMKAGISPDGWREGAQFEVFEALVFGEES from the coding sequence ATGGACTTCACCCTGACCGATGACGATAAACGGACGCTTCTGAGGGCGGCGAGGGACTCTATCGCCAGCTCTTTTAAGGGAAGCCAGGTAAAGGCTCCTGAACCTGCTTCGCCGGACATTTCAAAAAACCTCGCCACCCCGTGCGGCGCGTTCGTAACGCTCACAAAACATGGCGACCTGCGCGGATGCATCGGGTATGTGGAGGCGGAATATCCATTGTATGAAACAGTTGTCCAGGCCGCCAAGGCGGCGGCTTTTCAGGACAGCAGGTTCGCCCCGGTCACCATGAGCGAACTTGAAGAAGTGGAGATAGAAATCTCCGCGCTCACCCCTCCCCACACCGTGGCCTCATATTGCAACATCGAAATAGGCCGGCACGGGATCATAATGTCCAAACACGGCCGGCGCGCCCTTTTCCTTCCGCAGGTGGCCTCCGAACGGGGCTGGGACATCGCCACCACGCTCACACACCTTGCCATGAAAGCGGGTATTTCCCCCGATGGCTGGCGTGAGGGGGCGCAATTCGAGGTGTTCGAGGCGCTGGTGTTCGGGGAGGAGTCCTAG
- a CDS encoding type II toxin-antitoxin system RelE/ParE family toxin: MEFIETRLFTRFVHDYISDDGYRDLQQALVTNPEAGSIIKGAGGIRKLRWNAKGKGKRGGVRIIYYWYSAHSHIYLLTLYSKNEKADLTAEDRKTFRKIVETWTNE, from the coding sequence ATAGAATTCATCGAGACCAGGCTGTTTACAAGGTTCGTGCACGATTACATCTCCGATGATGGCTATCGTGATCTGCAGCAAGCCTTGGTTACGAATCCTGAAGCAGGCTCCATCATCAAAGGCGCCGGAGGAATCAGAAAATTACGCTGGAATGCGAAGGGAAAAGGCAAACGTGGCGGGGTGCGGATCATTTATTACTGGTACTCGGCCCATTCCCATATATACCTGCTGACATTGTATTCGAAAAATGAAAAGGCGGACTTGACGGCCGAGGACAGAAAAACGTTCAGGAAAATTGTGGAGACGTGGACAAATGAGTAA
- a CDS encoding NUDIX hydrolase gives MRKATTCPECGAEVTVRLNPYLTVDIIIEIGDGIVLIERANEPVGLAIPGGYVDYGETVEAAAVREAKEETGLDVELLRQFHVYSDPNRDQRQHNVAVVFIARAQGVPVGGDDAKSAALYSKDKIPFEKLVFDHEKILRDYIAL, from the coding sequence ATGAGGAAAGCCACCACCTGCCCGGAATGCGGGGCGGAGGTTACGGTCCGGCTCAATCCATATCTCACGGTGGACATCATTATCGAAATCGGGGACGGGATTGTGCTGATCGAGCGGGCCAACGAGCCTGTGGGGCTGGCCATCCCCGGCGGCTATGTTGACTATGGCGAGACGGTGGAGGCCGCCGCCGTCCGCGAGGCGAAGGAGGAAACCGGGCTTGATGTGGAATTGTTACGCCAGTTCCACGTATATTCCGACCCGAATCGGGACCAACGCCAGCACAACGTGGCGGTGGTGTTCATCGCCCGGGCGCAGGGCGTCCCTGTCGGCGGAGACGACGCGAAGAGCGCGGCGTTGTACAGTAAAGACAAAATACCGTTTGAAAAGCTTGTGTTCGACCACGAAAAGATATTGAGGGATTATATTGCTTTGTAG
- a CDS encoding helix-turn-helix domain-containing protein has protein sequence MSKRNIADEIREGLEDISSWRKKKLTLKTCKVEPKPALDVAPAVIRETRERLHMSRGVFAQRLRVSARTLERWEQGRGKPNDQAAALIMLVRRYPDTLERLAKV, from the coding sequence ATGAGTAAACGGAACATCGCCGATGAAATACGGGAAGGGCTTGAAGATATTTCCTCGTGGCGGAAAAAGAAACTCACTTTAAAAACATGCAAGGTGGAGCCTAAACCCGCGCTTGATGTGGCTCCGGCGGTAATTAGGGAAACGCGCGAACGGCTGCATATGTCCCGGGGCGTTTTCGCACAAAGGCTTCGCGTGTCGGCAAGGACCCTTGAGCGTTGGGAACAGGGAAGGGGAAAGCCGAACGATCAGGCGGCGGCGTTGATCATGCTCGTGCGGCGCTATCCGGACACGCTTGAACGGCTGGCAAAGGTCTAG
- the hisC gene encoding histidinol-phosphate transaminase: MGKQTAINAESLIRQRVRELSAYHVEPYPCEVALDANEFPYTPTEPLAGRIKSAIEGVKLNRYPDPSAARLKKAIAAKEGCSEANIILGNGSDEIIQALIAAICDPGDKVLVPSPTFSMYRIIAHYLNVDAVEVALNDDWTMAAEAMAQAIGREEPKIVFIASPNNPTGALYPVETVMAVIEAARGLVVIDEAYIDFAKAPYGPLFKEYPNVAILRTLSKAGFAALRLGYMMMDEKLCAQVEKVRLPYNINSVTQASAQAAVEEWGALGPLFRQVVAERERVFKELSSIKGASPFPSEANFILTRIEKDVEEVFARLLKQGVRVRWFKDDRRLGDCLRVTIGSAPENNRFIEAIKAAV; encoded by the coding sequence ATGGGAAAACAGACCGCGATTAACGCAGAGTCACTCATCCGCCAGCGGGTGCGGGAACTTTCTGCCTATCATGTGGAGCCGTATCCATGCGAGGTGGCGCTGGACGCCAACGAATTCCCATACACACCCACTGAACCACTCGCAGGCCGTATCAAAAGCGCCATCGAGGGGGTGAAGCTCAACCGCTATCCGGACCCTTCCGCCGCGCGGCTGAAAAAGGCCATCGCCGCCAAGGAAGGGTGTTCCGAGGCGAACATCATCCTTGGCAACGGGTCGGACGAGATAATACAGGCGCTCATCGCCGCCATATGCGATCCTGGGGACAAGGTGCTCGTCCCCTCGCCCACATTCTCCATGTACAGGATCATCGCCCATTACCTGAATGTGGACGCGGTGGAGGTGGCGCTGAATGATGACTGGACGATGGCCGCCGAAGCGATGGCTCAGGCCATCGGGCGCGAAGAGCCGAAAATTGTGTTCATCGCATCGCCGAACAATCCGACGGGGGCGTTGTACCCGGTGGAAACGGTGATGGCGGTGATCGAGGCGGCGCGCGGATTGGTGGTGATAGACGAGGCGTACATTGATTTCGCAAAGGCCCCATACGGCCCGCTGTTCAAGGAATATCCCAACGTGGCGATCCTGCGCACCTTGTCCAAGGCAGGTTTCGCCGCGCTGCGGCTCGGCTATATGATGATGGACGAAAAGCTATGCGCCCAGGTGGAGAAGGTGCGGCTGCCGTATAACATCAACTCTGTGACGCAGGCTTCAGCCCAGGCGGCGGTGGAGGAATGGGGGGCGTTGGGCCCGCTGTTCCGGCAGGTTGTCGCGGAGCGCGAACGTGTGTTCAAAGAACTTTCCTCTATTAAAGGGGCAAGCCCCTTTCCGTCCGAAGCCAACTTTATCCTTACCCGGATTGAAAAGGATGTGGAAGAAGTATTTGCGCGTTTGCTAAAGCAGGGCGTGCGCGTGCGCTGGTTCAAAGACGACCGGCGGTTGGGGGACTGTCTGCGCGTCACCATCGGCTCCGCTCCGGAGAACAACAGGTTCATCGAGGCCATAAAGGCCGCAGTATGA